The sequence below is a genomic window from Salinispira pacifica.
GGTGCTCCCCATGGTGAAAGATCTGGTTGATATGGGCTTCGGCATCATGGCAACCCGGGGAACCGCACAGTTCCTCTTCGAACAGGGGATCATGGCTGAAGTTGTGCTGAAAGTACATGAGGGGAATCCCAACATTGTGGATCATCTTGAGGCCGGCAGGGTCGATCTGGTGATCAATACCCCCCGGGGTCGATACACCCAGATGGATGACGGCTATTTGAGAATTCACACCCTCCGGCATAAAGTTCCCTACACCACCACCATATCCGCCGCCCGGGCGGCGGTTGAGGGAATCCGTTATCTTGCATCAGGGGAATACCGGGTTCAGTCTCTGGAAGGCTGAAGGGGGTTGAAGGAGGCTGTCTGCGTTAGCTGAGAAGCCTTCGAATTTCACTCTCATAGCCGGGCATGAGTGTTCCGGGACTCAAGTCCCGGATCCCTTCCCGAGGGCTCGGCCGGGGTGACAGAAGGCGCCGGACAATTTCCTCTATTACATGGTCAGGCTGATGCTCTTTGGGGATGGCCGTGCTGTCCTCTTTTTCCACAGGATATCTGCAGTCCCGGGGAAAATATTCGGGGTACGACAGGGCGTCGGGAACAACCGGCGTCAGTCCCGCATATGCGGCTTCCAGCATGCTCAATCCCTGAAACTCGTGCCGGGCGGTTGAGAGCACCAGATGCCTGCAGGATGTCTGGCCTTCCCCGCCATATTCACCGGCGGGTACGGCGGACCTGCGGTTTTCCGCCCCCCACTCGGTCAGCTTCTCCACATACTCTTCCCGTGGCAGGGGCTCGCCCACCCGGATTCTGTGGGCAAATTCCAAACGAAGCTGTTCCAGTTCCCCGGGCACGCTGCGGAACTTTCTCCCCAGCAGGCTGATGCTCCAGCCCCCGTTCTTCTCATCTTCCCGGTCCGACTGTAAGCCGTGGGGCCCCTGTTCCTGCTGTTTCGCATGTTTCTGCCGGGGCCCCAGAGTCGCCAGGCGGCGCTCAAGCCCACGGCAAATCTCCAGCAGCAGCCCGGGATTTTTATCGTACTCCCAGCGGTGGGGCCACACAATATGGATATGGGGATGCTCGTGAACCTGCCGCTCTTCCCTGCCTGCCCGGGCGGATCGGGTTTTCTGTCGGGAGATGGAGAGCTGTGGGGAGCTGAAAAGAGAAACCTCCACTGCCACAGGAATTACTGCTGATTTTTCGGCAATATCCCGGCAGATTTCCGGATCAGTTTTCTCGGGAAGGGCATCCAAAA
It includes:
- a CDS encoding tRNA-queuosine alpha-mannosyltransferase domain-containing protein; the protein is MSMGRDEEFSTSGPGTVPDSGPDSPQDSGPDYNRYGSGNETGEGTHSILLLSGYHSDSQASWARSLMEGLPEFRWYALTLPPRYFSFRLKGSALSWRNKLREIFPRNSMHLEDGVSPGDGGPPDMIIATSSVDVSAIRAVLPRLRNIPVLQYVHENQFAYPLQNKRPMRNKGPLRSSGPWQSTELSPASRPSDTSRQSDTSRQSGKGRQRHQAESRALERDAQASQLYSLLSADRIAFNSAWNRDSCLAGISSFLDALPEKTDPEICRDIAEKSAVIPVAVEVSLFSSPQLSISRQKTRSARAGREERQVHEHPHIHIVWPHRWEYDKNPGLLLEICRGLERRLATLGPRQKHAKQQEQGPHGLQSDREDEKNGGWSISLLGRKFRSVPGELEQLRLEFAHRIRVGEPLPREEYVEKLTEWGAENRRSAVPAGEYGGEGQTSCRHLVLSTARHEFQGLSMLEAAYAGLTPVVPDALSYPEYFPRDCRYPVEKEDSTAIPKEHQPDHVIEEIVRRLLSPRPSPREGIRDLSPGTLMPGYESEIRRLLS